A genomic stretch from Anaerolinea thermophila UNI-1 includes:
- a CDS encoding GH1 family beta-glucosidase translates to MIVKAFPQDFVWGVSTSAYQVEGAWNEDGKGESIWDRFCHTPYRIANGDTGDIACDHYHRMPEDVALMKELGVKGYRFSIAWTRIFPDGKGKVNPKGLDFYDRLVDELGKAGILANATLNHWDLPQALQDLGGWANRDTTDRFAEYARVMFDRLGDRVALWATHNEPVVVTSGYLGGSMAPGLADASVAYRVAHHLNLAHGKAVQVFRQGGYPGKIGIVLDLQNYIPESDSEADVLATQRMLDHSHHLFLDPIFKRQYPQGLMEWLGTIAPQPQEGDMEIISTPIDFLGLNYYFTLKVRYEPWGGLLKAAARPFSAPMWSQTEMGWGVHPEGLTAILLKLRNHYGNPDIYITENGTAAPDQPDEHGFVQDRERIAYLRRHLIAAHDAIQQGVNLRGYFVWSFMDNFEWALGYRPRFGIVRVDYATQKRIPKLSAYWYREVIRQNAVWE, encoded by the coding sequence ATGATTGTCAAAGCATTCCCTCAGGACTTTGTTTGGGGAGTCTCTACATCCGCTTATCAGGTTGAAGGTGCATGGAACGAGGACGGCAAGGGAGAAAGCATTTGGGATCGCTTCTGCCATACTCCCTACCGCATCGCCAATGGAGATACCGGTGATATTGCCTGCGATCACTACCATCGTATGCCGGAAGACGTGGCTCTGATGAAAGAACTGGGGGTAAAAGGGTATCGCTTCTCTATTGCCTGGACGCGTATCTTTCCAGATGGCAAAGGAAAAGTCAACCCTAAAGGGTTGGATTTTTATGATCGCCTGGTGGACGAATTGGGAAAAGCCGGTATACTCGCCAACGCCACGTTAAATCACTGGGATTTACCCCAAGCCCTGCAGGATTTGGGCGGGTGGGCAAATCGCGACACGACCGATAGGTTTGCCGAATACGCGCGCGTGATGTTTGACCGTTTGGGGGACCGTGTTGCCCTGTGGGCTACCCACAACGAACCGGTCGTGGTCACCAGTGGCTATCTGGGCGGCTCTATGGCTCCCGGACTGGCAGATGCCTCTGTGGCATACCGTGTGGCTCACCATTTGAACCTGGCACATGGCAAAGCCGTGCAGGTGTTCCGGCAGGGTGGATATCCCGGAAAAATAGGCATTGTACTGGATTTGCAGAATTACATTCCTGAATCAGACTCAGAAGCAGACGTTCTGGCAACTCAGCGCATGCTGGATCACTCCCATCACCTCTTTTTAGACCCCATTTTCAAAAGGCAATACCCACAGGGATTGATGGAATGGCTTGGCACAATTGCCCCTCAACCCCAGGAGGGCGATATGGAAATCATCTCCACCCCAATTGACTTCCTGGGGTTGAACTATTACTTTACCTTGAAAGTACGCTATGAGCCATGGGGTGGGCTCCTTAAGGCAGCAGCCCGACCTTTCAGCGCGCCGATGTGGAGTCAAACGGAGATGGGCTGGGGGGTACACCCGGAAGGACTGACCGCCATCCTGTTGAAGTTGCGCAATCACTACGGCAACCCGGACATTTACATCACCGAAAACGGTACCGCTGCACCGGATCAGCCCGATGAACATGGCTTTGTGCAAGATCGTGAGCGGATTGCTTATCTCCGGCGACATCTCATCGCAGCACATGATGCCATTCAACAGGGAGTAAACCTGCGAGGCTATTTCGTCTGGAGTTTCATGGATAACTTCGAGTGGGCTTTAGGATACCGCCCACGTTTTGGGATTGTACGGGTAGATTACGCCACTCAGAAACGGATTCCAAAACTCTCGGCATACTGGTACCGCGAGGTCATTCGACAAAATGCAGTTTGGGAGTAG